CACGAATACGCCCGTGCAACCCTCGAAAAAGTTTCCGAGGATTTCTTTCGCAGCTTTAGGGGATATTTCCATGCTTCCGGTGATGCAGAGCAACAAAGGTCTTTACATGGGACTCGTCGCCGAACGTTCCGTGGCCGAGCACGGCGACAAGACGATCATTCTCGATCACACACCCGAATTGCTTCCGAATTGCGGGGGACGACTGACCTTCGCGGAGTTCGCCGAGCACGTGGACGACACGGCGGCGCGGCTGCACGCGATCGGGGTTCGGCGTGGCGATCACGTCGCGATCCACAAATCCGAAGGCATCGACATCAACATCGTCTCGTGCGCGGTTTCCCGCATCGGCGCGGTACCGGTACAGCTGTCCTCGGCACTGGACGCCGACAGCGTGGTCGCGTTGCTGCGTAGGCTCGGCGAGCCGTTCATGGTCACCGATGTGCCCAAGTTGGACGGTCCGTTCCGGAACGTCGAACTGAGCTCGATCACCAAACGTGTCGTCAGCGTGTCCGATTCCCGTCCCGGTTCGGTGTCCCTGGACGAGTACGCGGGCGCTCCTCGACAGGAACCGGTACTGATCCACCCGGACCATCCCGCCCTGATGACGCACACCTCGGGAACCACCGGACTGCCCAAACTCGTGATGCATTCGGCGCGGACACTGCACGGTCGCTATCGTCCGCAGGCGAAGCTGTTCGACATGATCCGCGAGCGGGAAACCGTGGCGATGCACGTCTCCTATGTGCACTCGCGGATGCCACTGGCGCTCGCCGTGCTGATGCCGCGCGGCAACCCGATGGTCGTGATGAACGATTCGGACCCGGCGAAGGCGGCGAAACTGTGGGAGGAAACGCAGCCCGGATTCATCGAATCACACCCCAATTCCTTCATGGAGTGGGAGGAACTGGCCGAGCACCCGAGTCGACCACTGGCGAACGTGAAATATTTCAGCAGCACGTTCGATGCCATTCACCCGAGTACGATGCACAAGCTGTTGCACGCCAGCGAGCGAAGCTCGCCGTTGTTCTACCAGATCTACGGCCAGAGCGAGACTGGACCGCTGGTCGGGCGCGGGTTCACCCGCGAGACGGCGCTCGACGCCGACGGGCGCTGCCAGGGCCACGCGTTCCCGGGAGACACCAAGTTCCGGCTGGTCAGCCGCAACGGTAAAGAGGTCAGCAGGGAGAACCCCGGCTACATCGAGGTGAAGGCCGCGGGGCGCGTGCTCGGCTACCTCGGGGAGCGCGAACGCTACGACACCCAGATCCACGGCGGCTGGTGGCGCGGTATGGACATCGGGTACCGCACCGAGGAGGGGTGCCTGCATCTGCTGGATCGCGAGGTGGACAGCATTCCGGGCCTGACCAGCACCCTGGAAGTCGAGGACGCGGTGCTGGACCGACTGGACGAGCTCACAGAACTGGTGGTCGTACCGGGTGCCGACGAGAAGCCGGTCCCGGTGGTCTGCACCGACGAGGACGCCCCACTGGATCGGCAGCGCTGGGCCGATGCCACCGCGGAATGGCCCCAACTCGCCGAACCGGTCCACATGAAGATCTCCGAACTACCCCGAACGGCGACGATGAAGGTGCAGCGCATAGAGCTTTCCGCTCGGCTGCGACGCGCGAACACCGCGGTCTCCGAGTGAAATCGCGGCCACCGACCTGGAGGAGAGCATCGTGCGAAACAGCGACGACGAGGTGCTGATCGTCGGAGCGGGACCGACCGGGTTGCTCGCGGGGTGCGAGCTGTTGCGCCGGGGAATCGAGGTACGGCTCGTCGACCGATCGCCGCACCCGACCGACGTGCCCAAGGCACTGTCCGTCTGGCCGAGGGTGATGGACATCCTCACCGAACTCGGCACGGGGGACCAGGTACGAGGGGTTTCCGTACCCGTTCGGGCATTTCGCTACTTCTCCGAACGGGCTCCGGTGGCCTCGATGAGCTTCACCGAGGAGCTGGCGGCCCGTCAGCTGCCGCAGTACGAGACGGAGCGCATTCTCACCGAACGGCTGCGGCAGCTCGGCGGCACCGTCGAACGCGAGGTACGGCTTCTCGCACTGGAGAACTCGGAACCGGCGACGGACGACCCCGGGGGAACCGTCACGGCGATCCTCGAATCCGCCGACGGTTCCGTCCACCGGAGCAGCGCGCACTACGTGATCGGGGCCGACGGTGCGGGCAGCACCGTTCGGGGCCAACTCGGCGTGGGATTCGAGGGCAACACCTACCCGATGTCCTTCGCGCTCATCGACTCACACGTCGACGGAAGGCTGCCACCGGACGAGATCTCCTACTATCAGAGTACCGGCGGGACCCTGGTGGTGGTTCCGCAGCCGGGAGGGGTTTTCCGATTCCTCTCCGTGCTGCCGGAAGGCTCCGAGATGACTCGGAGTCGGATGCAGTCGGTGATCGACACTCAGGGACCGCGCGGAGTCAGCATCACCGATCCCGTCTGGGAAACCGTTTTTCGGGTGCACGCCCGAAGAGCGGGTGAGTTCCGGCGCGGCCGCGTCTTCCTGGCCGGGGACGCGGCCCATGTACACAGCCCGGCAGGCGGCCAGGGAATGAACAACGGGCTGCAGGACGCGCACAACATCGCCTGGAAGATCGCCGCCGTACTACGGGGGGATTCCCCGAGCACGCTGCTCTCGACCTACGACACGGAACGCAAGGAGGCGACCACACGCATCGTGCGCGACACCGACCTGCACACACGTGCGCTCACCGCACGCACGCGCGGCAAGGCCGTGGTTCGCGACACGGCGTTGCGGCTGCTGGGACGTTCCGGAATCGCGTCCCGGTTCATCGCTCCGGTACTGGCCGGGGTCCGGCTCACCTACACCCCGAACCGCTACACGCAACGTCCCTCGGGACCGTCGTGCCGCACCGATGCCGGGACACGGCTCCGCGGGCGCCCCGGAGCCGCCGTACCGCGGCATGTGCGGCAAGCGCTCGGGGTTGCCGAGTCGGCAGCGGACCCCCGGGGGTGGACACTGCTCGTCCGACCGCCGGAGAACGACCCGTCCTGGACGACCGAGTTGCACCGGATGACCGAACGGCTCCCTCGGTTGACCGTTCTCGGTCCGGACGAATCCGGGTCCGGTGCGAGCGGGATGTGCGTACGAGCGGGATACCACCTGATTCGTCCGGATGGGCACATCGCCGCGCACGGGCACACCGACGACCTGGACAGCCTGCGTTCGGAACTGGATCTCGTGTTCGAGCACGCGGCCACCCCGAACCCGGTCTGACGGCACGGCCCCGTCGTCGCGGTACTCGTGAATACCCGATGCGCCCGTCCCCGGGGATGGGCGCATCGCGCTTCGCACGAGAAGCCACACCGTGGCTGCGATGGTTCAATCCGCGCCGTCCGGCGCTTCGGGCAGCGCCAGGCACAGAGCTTCCAACGCGCCGGAGAAAGCGTGCTCGGGGGGCGTTCCGTAGCCCACCACCAGCCCCTCCCGGGACGGCATGGTGCTGTCGGGATGGCGGTACGCGTTCAACCCGTCCAGTTCCAGGCTCTGTCTCCGTGCGGCCGTCACCGACATCCGTTCGGTGTCCGGGGGCAGCTCCAGCACGGCGTGCAATCCGGCCGCGATTCCGCTGACCCGGATGTGCGGGGCGCGTTCGGCGATCATTCCCGTGAGCAGATCACGTCGACGGCGATACACCCGCCGCATCCGACGCAGATGTCGCTCGTAGGCACCGAAGGAAACGAAATCGGCGAGCGTCAACTGCCCGGTCACCCCGGTGGAAAGCTCACGCGGCCCCTTGACGTCCAGGACGTCGTCCACCAGGCGCTCGGGCAGCACCATCCAACCTATCCGCAGCGCCGGGGAGATACTTTTGCTCACCGACCCCATGTAGACCACTCGCTCCGGATCCAGTCCCTGTAGCGCGCCCACCGGTTCACGGTCGTAGCGGAACTCGCCGTCGTAGTCGTCCTCGATGATGAGTCCGCCGGTCGAGCGCGCCCAGTCGATGACGGCCGAGCGGCGCTCGGGATGCAGCGGACCCCCCGTGGGGTACTGGTGTGCGGGTGTGAGAAGCGCGGTCCCCGACCCGCTGTCCGGGATCTCGTCGACACGCGCGCCGTGCTCGTCGATCGTCAACGGCACGGTCGGCGACCCCGTCTCGGACACGATCTCGCGGTGAAAGGCCAATCCGTAGGACTCCACGGCGACGGCGCCGTCCAGAATCGTGCTCAACAACCGCAGGCCGTGCGCGAAGCCGGCGCAGATGACGATGCGCTCCGGTTTGGTCCGCACACCGCGCGCACGAGCGAGGTAATCCACCAGGCTGTCGCGCAGTTCGACACGGCCACGTGGATCGCCTACGCCGAACGCCTCGTTGGACGCGTTCGTCATGGCTCGCCGCGCCGACCTCATCCAGTCGGAACGCGGGAAGGCAGCCGCGTCCGGCGAACTGGGTTGCAGGTCGTGTGTCGGCCTGCGCGGGGAGCGGCGCGCCGAGAGTCGGGAACGTTCGGACTCCAGTGGAACCGCCCGAGGTGCCACCCGCGTGCCCGACCCCTGCTTCGAGGTCAGCCACCCCTCCTCGACCAACTCGGCATAGGCGTCGGCGACAGTGTTGCGGGCGATCCCCAGGTCGGTGGCCAACGACCGGTACGGCGGCAACCTCGTTCCCTGCGTCAACCTACCGGAGCGAATCGATTCCCGGAGCGCTCGCATCAACTGGTCCCGGCGACTGCCCGTGCCGTCGAGTTCCAGGTGCAGGTCCGCCCCGGAACCCGATTCTCCCGCGACGTTCGGCTCCGTCGCGGAGCGCGCCGTTTCATCGGTGGAATTGACCCAAGAATCCATCACGGAAATGAACCATACACAGCCCGGAAATCCCCTTTAAAGTCATGGCCATGGATAAAGTACAGATTCCCGAACGGATGAACCTGACCAAGGTCGCGCCCAAGGTGTTCAAGGCAGTGGTGGCCCTCGACACCGCGGCCAGGGAGGGACTCGACCCGGTCCTGCTGGAGCTGGTCCAGATTCGCGCGTCGCAGCTCAACCACTGCGCCTACTGCATCGACTACCACACCACGGACGCCCGCAAGGCCGGTGAGACCGAGGACCGGATCTACCAGCTCAGCGCCTGGCACGAGTCCAGCCTCTACACCGCGAAGGAACGGGCCGCCCTGGAGCTGACCGAGTCGGTGACCCTGCTTCCGCAGGGCGTGTCCGACGAGGTCTACGACCAGGCGGCCAAGCACTTCGAGGAGCAGGAACTGGCCCAGCTCATCGCGTTGATCTTCACTGTCAACACCTGGAACCGGATGAACGTCACCACCCGCAAGACCCCCGGTACCCAGTAAGGACCGATCCCCGGCAACCGGTCCGGAACAACACCCGGAAAGCCGGTCGGCCCCGGGATCGGCATACCGGCAGGCACGGCGGACGGATCCGCTCTCCGGGCGGTTCCGTACCGCGCGGCCGCCCGCCGATCCCGGACACGGATCCGGATTCGCTGTGCCCCGGAACAGCGGGGGAACGGAACCGGATCGAAGTCCACAATTCCCGACGCGATTCGCCACGAGGGTTCGTCACCCGATCTCGGCGCGCGCCGAACGGTGTGGACCGAAAAAGTTCGGCGACGAACGACAACAATTCGTCGCCGAACGACGGAAAACGGTAAGGACGGTGGCCGTATCCCCGTGGCCACCGTCCCTACCCGGTATTGTCGTATCCATTGTCGGAAGGGCTGATGGCGTCGTGACAACCGCCCCATCAACGCCCGCCACTACGAGTACCGGCCGCTCACCACTCAAGGGGTGGCTGGCGGTCCTCGCGGTGACTCTGGGCATTTTCGCATTGATGACCTCGGAACTGCTACCCGTCGGTCTGCTCACCCCGGTCGGTGACGCACTACGGGTTTCCGAGGGGACCGCCGGACTCATGGTGACCGTCCCAGGACTGGTCGCCGCGTTCTCCGCACCGGTGGTCACCGTACTGACCGGGCGAATCGACCGCAGACTGGTGCTGGCCGTGCTGATCGGCCTGGTGGGAGCGGCGAACCTCGCCTCCGCCTTCGCCACCAATTTCGGAATCGTGCTCGTCGCCCGCTTTCTGATCGGGATCAGCGTCGGCGGTTTCTGGTCCATAGCGGGCGGTATCGCACTGCGACTCGTTCCCGAGCACCAGGTCGCGCGCGCCACCGCCGTGATCTTCGGGGGTGTCGAGACCGCTTCGGTACTCGGTGTACCCACGGGAACGTTCATCGGCGATCTCAGCAACTGGCGCACCGCGTTCGCGGTCGTCGGCATCCTCGGACTGGTCTCGTTGACGTTCATAGTGTTCCTGGTCCCCCGCCTGCCCGCGGAGCAGACGCTCCGGTTCTCGGAGCTTCCCCGGGTGTTCCGCTCCAACGTCGGAGTGCGGGTCGGCGTCGCCATGACGTTTTTGATCATCACGGGACACTTCGTGGCCTACACGTTCGTCCGACCGCTGCTGCTGGAGGACGGAATCGGCGGTGAGCTGATCGGCGGACTGCTGCTGGTCTTCGGCGTCGCGGGCATCTGCGGCAACTTCATCGCGGGCGCACTGATCCGCACCCGGCTGCGGGAAACCATCATGGGCCTGTCGGTCGTGCTGGCCGTCGCGATGACGCTGTTGGCCGTGGTGGACACCAACACGCTCTCCGCGGCGGGAATCCTGATTCTGTGGGGCCTGGGGTACGGCGCCGTGCCGGTCACGATGCAGACCTGGATCCTCACCAAGGCCCCGGACACCACCGAAGCCGCTTCCTCGCTGTACGTGTCGATGTTCAACCTCTCCATCGCGCTGGGCGCGCTGTTCGGCGGCATGGCAGTGGACGGAATCGCGGCCAGCAGCGTGCTCTGGATCGGCGGCGCTATGGCAGCGGTGTGCCTGCTCGTCGTCCTGCGCACCACGAACTCCAACAGGAGCGAGCCGAATCGGGCCGACTCCTGATCAGACGTTCCGTCGCGAGTTACCCGTTAGTTTTCGAAAGCGAGAATCATGACTGTCCTCGGTATCGACGAGCACGAAGCCGACACCGACCACTCGTCCGGGCACGTGGACGAGACGGATCCCCGCTACGAGGATCTGGTCAAGCAGGCCAACAACAGGAGGTTGACCCCTCGCCCCGCCTCGTTCCGCGTCGCACGCGACACCGCGCAGGTGGTCCGAGCGGTCGAGGACGCCATTCGTGCGGACAAGCGCGTGTTCGTACGCAGTGGCGGACACGGCTACGAGGACCTGGTGGGGGACAAGACCCACGACCTGCTCCTGATCGACCTCAGCCAGTTGAACACCATCCGGTTCGACTCCACGATGCGGGCGTTCGAGATCGGGGCCGGTGCCAGAATCGCCGAGGTGTACCGGACGCTGTATCACGGTTGGGGTGTCACCGTGCCGGCCGGTGACAGTGCCACGGTCGGATTCGGCGGGCACGTCGTCGGCGGCGGCTACGGTTCGCTCAGCCGCGCCCACGGCCTGGCGGCCGATCACCTCTACGCGGTGGAGGTCGTGGTGGTGGATGCTTCCGGTCACGCACGTTCGGTCGTCGCGACCAGGGAGGCCAACGATCCCAACCGAGATCTGTGGTGGGCGCACACCGGTGGTGGGGGCGGCACCTTCGGTGTGGTCACACGTTACTGGTTCCGTTCCCCATCCGCCGAGGGAGCCGATCCGACCCGGCTACTCCCGCGACCGCCTGCCGGTCTGCTCAGCTCCACTTTGCTGTTCCCCCGTTCCGTGGTGGACAAGGGCGTGCTGCAGAAGCTACTCGGGAATTTCGGGCGTTGGCACGAGAGAAACAGCGCACCGGACTCGCCCTACAACGGCCTGTTCGCGGGCATCGTGCTACCGGGTAGGACGTCCGACGAGGACATGGCGGCCGTGGCGTTCACGCACGTGGACGCGAGCCTGCCCAACGCGGAAGGACTGCTGCGGGACTATCTGGCCGAACTGACCGACGGCCTGGGAGTCGAACCCGTGACGGTGCCCACCGAGACGGTGTCCTACCTGGCGGCCAAGAAGGCGCTCGCCGCCGCGCAGGACGGGGAGGTCGGGAGACAGAAGGCCAAGTCGGCATTCCTGCGGAGTGCCTACACCGACGAACAGGCCGGTGTGCTGTACGACTACCTGAACAGCACCGAGCACAGCCATGACACCAGCCTGGTGGCGCTGCAGTCCTACGGCGGCCGGATCAACGAAGTTCCCCCGCACGCCACCGCTTCCGCGCAGCGCGACTCGGTGATGCAGGCGTTCTTCATGAACACCTGGCACGAGGAGGACAATGACGAGGCTGGGCTCGACTGGATGCGCCGGTTGTTCCGCGACCTGCACGCGGGAACAGGCGGAGCACCTGTTTCCGACGAGATCACCGACGGGTGCTACGTCAACTTCCCCGACACCGACATGTCGGATCCGGAGTGGAACACCTCCGGAGTTCCCTGGCAGGAGCTGTACTTCAAGGAGAACCACGCCGCCCTGCGGCGCGTCAAGGCGGAATGGGACCCCGGAAACGTGTTCCGGCACGCACTGTCGATCCGGCCGAACGACTGATCCGATCAGTCGACCAGGAGTCGGTCCGCCGGGAGCAGGAAAACCGTAGCACTTCCGGCGCAAGCAATGAGAAGTTTATTGCGGCTCTTGGGGGCTGGAATTTTTCGGCCCCCGAGAGCGAACCTGGCACCGGGACAACCAAGATCAGCATGTTCCACGATTTTGTATCCGAGCCCTCGTCGAGGAGAAGCGGATACGTACAGCATGTGAGGGTGAGGCGACAAGCCGGTAACGGTGGGCGCGTCGCTTCGGAAAACCCGTAGTCACGAAGAGACTGGGGTATCGATGCTTCCATTGGATCATCAGGAAAAGAGGACCGAGGACGGCTCGGGCGAGTTATGTTCGGACGAGCTTCTCGCTGACCTGTGCCCGATACTATTCGCTTCACTGGCCCGTTCGGACCAGCGACGAAAGGGCATTAATTATCTGCTCGGCCTCTTACGCGCACCGGGACGGAAAACGGTTCGAAACATCGCGGCTTTTCTGGGTGATCATGTCAACGAGCAGAGTCTGCATCATTTCATCAATGATTCCACCTGGGACTGGAAACCACTGCGGGAGGCGTTGCTCCGCTATCTGGCTCATCGGGATCCACCGCGTGCCTGGGTGCTGCGGCCGATGCTCATTCCGAAGTCAGGCGAGCACTCGGTCGGCGTCACCAGGATTTTCTCCCCCAACAGGGGGCAAGTACTCAACGCCCAACAGGCCGTGGGCGTTTGGGGAGTTTCCGAAGCGGTCTGCAACCCGGTGAACTGGCGACTCAACCTTCCCCAGGCTTGGTTGGAGGACGAGCGAAAGCGAGAGTGCGCCTCGGTCCCGCACGACTCGGTGGCCGAGAGCATGGCGACAACCGCCGTGCGGGCGTATCTGGACCTTCCCGCACGCCACGAGCTCAAACAACGGCCGGTTGTGGTCGACGCCCGCGGACTGGGAACCACCGAGATGGTCGAGGAACTGCGTGCCGAGGGGGTTCCGCAGATGACGCGGATCACAGGTGACACCACACTGATTCCCAACGATCCGTCGTTGTCCGGTTGGGGGACGGAGCCCGCGCTGGCGAGCAACATTATACGCGCGATCCGGGACAGCCGAACTCGTGTGGCCCCCACTCCGCCGAATGGCACGGGCACGGTCGAGCTCGCCGCGACCACGCGTGTAAGCACGCTCGGACGTCCCGGTACGACGGGACACGCGAAGCGGGGCGGACGTTTCCTGCTGATGGGAATCGGCCGAGGCGGCGGCACCTGGCCCGAAGAGCTCTGGCTGACCGACCTGACCACCGCGCACACCAACGCGTTGTATCGGCTGGCCAGGCTCGACCGATATGTCGAGCGCAAGAGCGGTGAAGGGGCGGAACAGCTCGGGATCATGGATTTCGTGGGCCGATCCTTCGCCGGGTGGCACCGACACTTCACCCTGGTGTCGGCGGCACACGTCCTATACGAGCTGGGTAGGCACGGACAGACGTCGGTGTTTTCCAGCTATCGCCCCGATGTGGAACCGGCTGGTCGTGGCACGCGTCCGTCGAAGCTGCCGTAGCCCGCCACGTCCACGCCCGGGCCAAGCAATCGAATTTCCGAACAGTCCTCCGTGGAACTGGCTCATCATGTCCGCGGAGTTCATTATCGACGCCTATGTACTGCCGCGAGGACCGGACGGACGGCGTGCCGAACAAGGCAGCCGTCCCCGGTTCGCGTGTGATCGCGCCGGGGCGTCCGCGAACGGAAGAAGGTAACCGTGCGAACGATCGACCCGCTCACGCAGCTCGGGAACGAAGGGGTTTCCCGATGGCTGACCGATCTTGGCTCCGAGGGGAGCGACGAGTCACTGCGCCACAGCGTCCGCGCGGGCGAGGTGACCGGGGCTGTCCACGGACCCGAGTCGTTACTGGAGCGGGTGACGAGCAACAGACGTCATCGGAAGCAGTTGTCCGAACTGCGTGCGCACGAAATCACGCCCGCCGCCGCTGTGACCGAACTGCTCGCCACGGACGCACGGCGGGCCTGTTCGATACTGCGACCGGTGTACGAACAGAGCCGGGCTCGGGACGGCTACGTCACGATCAGCGTGGACCCCAGGTGGGGTAACGACATGGTGGATGCCGCCATCACGCTGTGGCACAGCGTCGACCAGCCGAATCTACTGGTGCGCCTGCCACCGACCGAGGACGGTTTTGGTGCCATCACCGAGCTGCTGGCGCGGGGAATCGGCGTGGATTCCGGTCCGGTCATCACCCTCGAACAGCACGATGCGGTCACCGACGGCTGGCTGGCGGGTCTGGTCAGAGCGCACGAAGCGGGTAGGGATCTGTCACGACTGCTCGCGGTGGTCTCGGTACCGATCGAGCCCGTCGGCAGCGAGTGCGTGCGGGAGCTGGACGCGGCGTCGTCGACACGGCATCCGAGGTTGGGCAGCGAAGTCGCGCTGGCAAAGGCG
This portion of the Actinopolyspora lacussalsi genome encodes:
- a CDS encoding 2-polyprenyl-6-methoxyphenol hydroxylase-like FAD-dependent oxidoreductase (product_source=COG0654; cath_funfam=3.50.50.60; cog=COG0654; pfam=PF01494; superfamily=51905); translation: MRNSDDEVLIVGAGPTGLLAGCELLRRGIEVRLVDRSPHPTDVPKALSVWPRVMDILTELGTGDQVRGVSVPVRAFRYFSERAPVASMSFTEELAARQLPQYETERILTERLRQLGGTVEREVRLLALENSEPATDDPGGTVTAILESADGSVHRSSAHYVIGADGAGSTVRGQLGVGFEGNTYPMSFALIDSHVDGRLPPDEISYYQSTGGTLVVVPQPGGVFRFLSVLPEGSEMTRSRMQSVIDTQGPRGVSITDPVWETVFRVHARRAGEFRRGRVFLAGDAAHVHSPAGGQGMNNGLQDAHNIAWKIAAVLRGDSPSTLLSTYDTERKEATTRIVRDTDLHTRALTARTRGKAVVRDTALRLLGRSGIASRFIAPVLAGVRLTYTPNRYTQRPSGPSCRTDAGTRLRGRPGAAVPRHVRQALGVAESAADPRGWTLLVRPPENDPSWTTELHRMTERLPRLTVLGPDESGSGASGMCVRAGYHLIRPDGHIAAHGHTDDLDSLRSELDLVFEHAATPNPV
- a CDS encoding putative MFS family arabinose efflux permease (product_source=COG2814; cath_funfam=1.20.1250.20; cog=COG2814; pfam=PF07690; superfamily=103473; transmembrane_helix_parts=Outside_1_24,TMhelix_25_47,Inside_48_53,TMhelix_54_76,Outside_77_79,TMhelix_80_102,Inside_103_113,TMhelix_114_136,Outside_137_140,TMhelix_141_163,Inside_164_183,TMhelix_184_206,Outside_207_220,TMhelix_221_243,Inside_244_251,TMhelix_252_269,Outside_270_278,TMhelix_279_301,Inside_302_307,TMhelix_308_330,Outside_331_333,TMhelix_334_356,Inside_357_371), producing the protein MTSELLPVGLLTPVGDALRVSEGTAGLMVTVPGLVAAFSAPVVTVLTGRIDRRLVLAVLIGLVGAANLASAFATNFGIVLVARFLIGISVGGFWSIAGGIALRLVPEHQVARATAVIFGGVETASVLGVPTGTFIGDLSNWRTAFAVVGILGLVSLTFIVFLVPRLPAEQTLRFSELPRVFRSNVGVRVGVAMTFLIITGHFVAYTFVRPLLLEDGIGGELIGGLLLVFGVAGICGNFIAGALIRTRLRETIMGLSVVLAVAMTLLAVVDTNTLSAAGILILWGLGYGAVPVTMQTWILTKAPDTTEAASSLYVSMFNLSIALGALFGGMAVDGIAASSVLWIGGAMAAVCLLVVLRTTNSNRSEPNRADS
- a CDS encoding AhpD family alkylhydroperoxidase (product_source=TIGR00778; cog=COG2128; pfam=PF02627; superfamily=69118; tigrfam=TIGR00778): MDKVQIPERMNLTKVAPKVFKAVVALDTAAREGLDPVLLELVQIRASQLNHCAYCIDYHTTDARKAGETEDRIYQLSAWHESSLYTAKERAALELTESVTLLPQGVSDEVYDQAAKHFEEQELAQLIALIFTVNTWNRMNVTTRKTPGTQ
- a CDS encoding syndecan 1 (product_source=KO:K06257; ko=KO:K06257; pfam=PF13546): MDHQEKRTEDGSGELCSDELLADLCPILFASLARSDQRRKGINYLLGLLRAPGRKTVRNIAAFLGDHVNEQSLHHFINDSTWDWKPLREALLRYLAHRDPPRAWVLRPMLIPKSGEHSVGVTRIFSPNRGQVLNAQQAVGVWGVSEAVCNPVNWRLNLPQAWLEDERKRECASVPHDSVAESMATTAVRAYLDLPARHELKQRPVVVDARGLGTTEMVEELRAEGVPQMTRITGDTTLIPNDPSLSGWGTEPALASNIIRAIRDSRTRVAPTPPNGTGTVELAATTRVSTLGRPGTTGHAKRGGRFLLMGIGRGGGTWPEELWLTDLTTAHTNALYRLARLDRYVERKSGEGAEQLGIMDFVGRSFAGWHRHFTLVSAAHVLYELGRHGQTSVFSSYRPDVEPAGRGTRPSKLP
- a CDS encoding acyl-coenzyme A synthetase/AMP-(fatty) acid ligase (product_source=COG0365; cath_funfam=2.30.38.10,3.30.300.30,3.40.50.980; cog=COG0365; pfam=PF00501; superfamily=56801), which produces MQSNKGLYMGLVAERSVAEHGDKTIILDHTPELLPNCGGRLTFAEFAEHVDDTAARLHAIGVRRGDHVAIHKSEGIDINIVSCAVSRIGAVPVQLSSALDADSVVALLRRLGEPFMVTDVPKLDGPFRNVELSSITKRVVSVSDSRPGSVSLDEYAGAPRQEPVLIHPDHPALMTHTSGTTGLPKLVMHSARTLHGRYRPQAKLFDMIRERETVAMHVSYVHSRMPLALAVLMPRGNPMVVMNDSDPAKAAKLWEETQPGFIESHPNSFMEWEELAEHPSRPLANVKYFSSTFDAIHPSTMHKLLHASERSSPLFYQIYGQSETGPLVGRGFTRETALDADGRCQGHAFPGDTKFRLVSRNGKEVSRENPGYIEVKAAGRVLGYLGERERYDTQIHGGWWRGMDIGYRTEEGCLHLLDREVDSIPGLTSTLEVEDAVLDRLDELTELVVVPGADEKPVPVVCTDEDAPLDRQRWADATAEWPQLAEPVHMKISELPRTATMKVQRIELSARLRRANTAVSE
- a CDS encoding GntR family transcriptional regulator/MocR family aminotransferase (product_source=KO:K00375; cath_funfam=1.10.10.10,3.40.640.10; cog=COG1167; ko=KO:K00375; pfam=PF00155,PF00392; smart=SM00345; superfamily=46785,53383), yielding MDSWVNSTDETARSATEPNVAGESGSGADLHLELDGTGSRRDQLMRALRESIRSGRLTQGTRLPPYRSLATDLGIARNTVADAYAELVEEGWLTSKQGSGTRVAPRAVPLESERSRLSARRSPRRPTHDLQPSSPDAAAFPRSDWMRSARRAMTNASNEAFGVGDPRGRVELRDSLVDYLARARGVRTKPERIVICAGFAHGLRLLSTILDGAVAVESYGLAFHREIVSETGSPTVPLTIDEHGARVDEIPDSGSGTALLTPAHQYPTGGPLHPERRSAVIDWARSTGGLIIEDDYDGEFRYDREPVGALQGLDPERVVYMGSVSKSISPALRIGWMVLPERLVDDVLDVKGPRELSTGVTGQLTLADFVSFGAYERHLRRMRRVYRRRRDLLTGMIAERAPHIRVSGIAAGLHAVLELPPDTERMSVTAARRQSLELDGLNAYRHPDSTMPSREGLVVGYGTPPEHAFSGALEALCLALPEAPDGAD
- a CDS encoding hypothetical protein (product_source=Hypo-rule applied; cath_funfam=3.30.43.10,3.30.465.10; pfam=PF01565,PF08031; superfamily=56176), giving the protein MTVLGIDEHEADTDHSSGHVDETDPRYEDLVKQANNRRLTPRPASFRVARDTAQVVRAVEDAIRADKRVFVRSGGHGYEDLVGDKTHDLLLIDLSQLNTIRFDSTMRAFEIGAGARIAEVYRTLYHGWGVTVPAGDSATVGFGGHVVGGGYGSLSRAHGLAADHLYAVEVVVVDASGHARSVVATREANDPNRDLWWAHTGGGGGTFGVVTRYWFRSPSAEGADPTRLLPRPPAGLLSSTLLFPRSVVDKGVLQKLLGNFGRWHERNSAPDSPYNGLFAGIVLPGRTSDEDMAAVAFTHVDASLPNAEGLLRDYLAELTDGLGVEPVTVPTETVSYLAAKKALAAAQDGEVGRQKAKSAFLRSAYTDEQAGVLYDYLNSTEHSHDTSLVALQSYGGRINEVPPHATASAQRDSVMQAFFMNTWHEEDNDEAGLDWMRRLFRDLHAGTGGAPVSDEITDGCYVNFPDTDMSDPEWNTSGVPWQELYFKENHAALRRVKAEWDPGNVFRHALSIRPND